Genomic window (Candidatus Zixiibacteriota bacterium):
GGAGGGCGAATTCGAGTACCACTGGGACGGCACGGACGAGTTGGGTGATCCGCAGGCGAGCGGGATTTATTTCGCGCAGTTGCGGTCCGGCACCCAGTCGCAGATAATCAAGCTCATCTATCTCAAGTGAGCCGTCACTCGAGCGTGTCGGTCGTCGAGTCGGCGACCGCCGGGGTGGCGCCGGATGAATCGAACAGTTCATCCCCGATAAGACTGAATGCAACGCCGCCGTTGTGGAAGTCGACGATGCGGCGGGCATGATTTCGTTTGGTCATATCGACGCACTGACGGGGGGTGCCGGTCCGCGACGGGAAACCGTCGCCGGCATCGAGCGCGTCGCCGACGTAGCTGTAGACTTTGTCGGAGACGAGGGCGGTGGTCGCGGATCTGTCGGAAACGACGTTATCGCGGCAGTCTTCCCAGTAGAAGAAGAGTGACACCGAGGTATCGGTTGCGAAGGCGTCGGGTTCATAACTCAGGACGAGATCGACAATGCCGGCGCGGCGATCGAGGCCGTAACAGGCGGGCGGCTCGGGGCCGGGTGTGGCTTTGGCGAGGGCGACGATTTTCCACAGCGAGGAGGGGCGCTGGGGATCCATGGGGTCGTACAGATCCCGGGAGTTGAAGTATTCCCAGTCGCAGGAGTCGGGGATTTCGCCGGGGAGAATCTCGATGATGGACACGAGCCGGGAGTCACAGCCGATTTTGAGGTCGAAGCCCGCGACCTCGGTTGATCGAGTCTGGATAGTCACGCTAACCGTGTCGACCGGTCTGTCGGCGGTCGCGGTGACGCGGGGCAGGTACAGGGTGACCCTAGGGTCGGCGCCGGTGGTATCAGCCGAATCGTCGGCCGCCACGACGGGGGAGCCGAATGCGACCAGGGCGGTCGCGAGTATGTGGCGAAGCAACTTCATGGCACAAAAAAGGGCCCGCCGAGGGGCGGGCCCCGTGGTGTACGAGTTTAGTCGACGACTCTGAACAGATAGGGTCCGCCCCATGCCGCCTTATCGTCGTTGCCGTACTTCCAGTACCCGCCCGGGGGGAAGAAGGTGCTGTCGACCATAAGGGTGCCGGGTTCCATGACTTTGACGTTGAGTGAGAGGACGCGCATCATATCGTGGGGTTCATAGAAACCGCGCACGGTGACGCCGCCGAATCCGACGGTGTCGGGCAGCGTGCCGTCCCAGCTGCGTTCGCTGACCCAGACGCCTCCGAGATCAAACACCGACTTGTCCTCGAAGCCGTTGAATCCTTTGACGTCGCCGCCCTTATTGAGGCCGTTGCCGCTGTCCTGAAGGTGGACGATATTTTTGATATCTTTGGAGAACAGCTTGAAGCCCATCGAGAATCCTCGGCGGTCCTGGTCATTCGAGAAATACAAATCGAGGCTTACGGGTTGGCCCTTCTTGATGGTCCCTTCGTCAACGGCTCCGGGGCCGGACAGGCGAAGTTCGACGGCCGGCGGTTTCAGTTCGGATTTGGCCGTTTTCTCCTGAGCGAAGACAATCGCCGCCACGAGCAATGAGGCCGCGATGGTGAACGAAACTACTCGCTGTAAACGCATGAAGGACTCCTGTTATTGCAGGTCGATTAGTTCTCTACAGCAACCGTGACACACGGGGTCGAAGGAAGGCCAAAATACAACATTGGTCCGGTACTGTCAACCCTGTCCGGTCTTTCGGCCTTATACCCGTCGGAGGATCGTTCGGAGCCGAGTTTTTTCCCGAGCGGGGGCAGCATACGGCTCCTATATGGGGCGTTGCGGCCGATATTTTCGTCATTTGACGGGAGGGTAAAAGGTTCCGGGTATATCCGTCTAAGTTCTTGGCGCATTTTTCGTTTGACTGCCTAGACGAAGGCGGTTATTTTCGCCTAATATAAACCATAAGGGATACGTTTATGAGCACCGCTACGACGTCTCGATCATCTACGGTTGTCCAAGCCCTCACCAGCACTTCCCTTGGTCAGAAGTATCTCATGGCCGTTTCAGGGCTTTTTGCTCTGCTGTTCGTGATCGGCCATATGGTGGGCAACCTGCAGATTTTTTTAGGACAGGATCAGATAAACCACTACGCCGAGACCCTGAAGAATCTGGGACCGCTTTTGTGGATTATTCGGGCGATCCTGTTCGCGATAATCGTCATCCACATCTGGAAGGGGATCCAGCTCAAGCTGGAGAACGTCGCATCGCGACCCGAACCGTACGCGTACCGTCGGTATCGCAAAGCGTCGTTGTCGTCGCGGACAATGATTTGGACAGGGCTGATAGTTTTCGCCTTTGTGGCGTATCATCTGGCGCACTTCACGCTTCAAGTCACCAATCCAGCGTTCAAGACGCTGGTTGATGCACAGGGGCGGCATGATGTTTACTCGATGATGATACTGGGATTTCAGAATGTCTGGGTATCGCTGTTTTATGTCATCGCAGTCGGATTGCTTTGTTATCACCTGAGCCACGGTATTACGAGTATGTTTCAATCGATGGGGCTCAACAATCCCCGGTTCCAGACGACGCTGGACAGGATCAGCGTAACCGTGTCGGTGATTCTGTTTCTCGGCTACATTTCGATGCCGGTGTCGGTGCTGGCAGGGATGATCAAACTTCCGCAGGGAGGTATGTAAGTCATGCAGCTCGTATCAAAAGTGCCTTCGGGACCCCTGACGGAGAAGTGGGACAAGCACCGGTTCGAGATGAAGCTGGTCAATCCCGCGAACAAACGCAAATACAGCGCGATCATAGTCGGGTCGGGCCTTGCCGGAGCCTCGGCGGCCGCGTCGATGGCCGAACTGGGCTACAACGTATCGTGTTTTTGTTACCAGGATTCTCCTCGGCGCGCCCACTCGATAGCCGCGCAGGGCGGCATAAACGCCGCAAAGAATTACCAGAACGACGGCGACTCGATCTGGCGGTTGTTTTACGACACCATCAAGGGTGGCGATTTTCGCTCGCGCGAGGCCAACGTATACCGCCTGGCGCAGGTCTCTTCGGAGATTATCGACCAGTGTGTCGCCCAGGGCGTCCCATTCGCGCGCGAATACGGCGGCACGCTGGCCAACCGATCATTCGGCGGGGCACAGGTTTCGCGGACTTTTTATGCGCGCGGCCAGACCGGCCAGCAGTTGCTGCTGGGGGCGTATCAGGCACTCTCGCGGCAGATCGGGTTGGGCAAAGTCAAAATGTACAATCGCCACGAGATGCTCGAACTGGTGCTGGTGGACGGTATCGCGCGGGGCATCGTGACGCGCAACATGGTCACCGGCGAGGTGAAGTCGTATGCCGCCGACGCGGTGGTTCTGGCGACCGGTGGATACGGAAACGTTTTCTATTTGTCGACCAACGCCAAAGGGTGCAACGTGACGGCCGCGCACCGCGCGTACCGGAAGGGGGCATTGTTCGCCAATCCCTGTTTCACGCAGATTCACCCGACCTGCATCCCGGTGTCGGGCGACTACCAGTCGAAACTGACGCTCATGTCCGAGTCGCTCCGTAACGACGGACGGATCTGGGTGCCGAAGAACAAGGGTGACA
Coding sequences:
- a CDS encoding succinate dehydrogenase cytochrome b subunit, producing MSTATTSRSSTVVQALTSTSLGQKYLMAVSGLFALLFVIGHMVGNLQIFLGQDQINHYAETLKNLGPLLWIIRAILFAIIVIHIWKGIQLKLENVASRPEPYAYRRYRKASLSSRTMIWTGLIVFAFVAYHLAHFTLQVTNPAFKTLVDAQGRHDVYSMMILGFQNVWVSLFYVIAVGLLCYHLSHGITSMFQSMGLNNPRFQTTLDRISVTVSVILFLGYISMPVSVLAGMIKLPQGGM